GGCGCTTAGTGCCGAGACTCGGCATATAATGAACGCGGAACGGATCGCAGAATTAAAACCGACCAGCTATCTGATCAACACCGCCCGGGGCGGCCTGGTGGATGAAGCGGCCCTGGCCAAGGCGCTGAATAACGGAGAACTGGCGGGCGCCGGGTTGGATGTGTTCGGGAACGAGCCGCCGGCCAGGGATAATCCTTTGCTGACTGCCCAAAATACAGCGTTGACGCCGCATTTAGGCTATAAGACGCAGGAGGCGCTATTGAGGAAGTTGGAAGTGACATTCAGGAATATTTCGGATTTTGAAAAGGGGATAGAAACTAACAGAGTGGCATAAAAAGCACGATATAGATTTCGCAACACCCATCAGACAATATTGTTTTAAGGAAGGAAACATTATAAGATGGAGAATTATTACGATGACAAATACAAACAAAACGGCTTTTATTGGGGGAAAACACCTTCAAAAACATGCTATAAAGCATTAGAACTCTTACCGCCCGTTAAACCCCTTAAATTACTTGTGATTGGTTGTGGCGAGGGCCGGAACGCTATCTTTTTTGCCAGAAATGGATATCAAGTGACGGCCTTTGATCTATCTGCAAATGGTGTTGAAAAAACAAAACGCATGGCAGAAGAAGCAAAAGTATCTGTAAATGTTTTTCAAGCAGATATAAACGAGTATCGGTTAACTGATAATTATGACATTTTATTTTCAACGGGAGTATTGCATTATATACCTTTAGAAAAAAGATCTGAGATATTTGACGATTATAAAAACCACACAAATATTGATGGGCTGCATGTCTTTTCGGTATTTATTAAAAAACCATTTATAGGGAAATCTCCGGAAAGTGAAACAACTGCACAAAAGTGGATATCTGGAGAACTGTTCACACATTATCACGATTGGGAAGTAGATTATTGTACCGAAGAGATATTTGATTGTATGTCAAGTGGAATACCCCATAAGCACGCCACGAATAGAATTGTGGCCAGAAAGATTACATCGCTTGCCACAGGTTAAACATTAGTGACATAAAGCTAAAAATAATATTTTAGTAATATACCTAACGGAAAAGAATGAACATTCACGAATACCAAGCCCGCCAGCTGCTGCGCGACCATGGGATCCCGGTCAAGCCGGATTTCATGGCCAGTTTTGAAACCAGCAAGGGCTAAAGAAGGTTAAGAAACAGTGAAGAAGCTATATTAAATAAAGGCGAGAACTTGAGTAATTTAATAGCAAAAGAATATAAATCATTTGAAGCAATAAAGCATGTCTCGGATGATAGCACTGAATTCTGGTATGCCCGGGAGCTTGCTCCTGTACTTGAGTACGTCCAATGGAGGAACTTTGCCAAGGTATTAGAACGGGCGATACTGGCGTGCAAAAATAGTGGTTATCAGGTTTCCGATCATTTTGCTGGGGTCAGCAAAACGATAGCAATGCCTAAAACTGCCATAAAACAAGTTGTTGACTTCAAACTATCCCGCTATGCCTGTTATTTGATCGTTCAAAATGGCGACCCCCGGAAAGAGGTCATCGCTTTGGGTCAAACATATTTCGCTATCCAAACAAGACGGCAGGAAGTAGCCGACTATTTTAATCAGCTTGATGAGGACAACAAGCGCCTGGTGATACGGGGCGACATCAAGCAATGGAACCAAATGTTGGCCGAATCCGCCCACAATGCAGGAGTTATTACCGATCAAGAATATGCGGCCTTTCAGAATGCCGGTTATATGGGGCTATATGGCGGACTTAAAGTGGAGGATATTCATAAAAAGAAAGGGCTTAAGAAAACCGATCGAATTCTTGATTTTATGAGCAGCACGGAATTGATTGCAAATTTGTTCAGAATATCACAAACCGAAGAAAAACTAAAAAAAGATAAAGCTGCAACTGCTGATGCCGCCAACGAAATCCATTTCATCGTCGGAAAAGAAGTCCGGGGAACAATTGAACGGGTGGGCGGCACCATGCCGGAAAAACTGCCGGTTCCAGGCAAAAGCATCACCGCTATTGAAAGCGAGCAGCTGAAAAAACTTAAAAAATCTCCCCATAAATTAATGCTGGACGAATAAGAACACTCAATAATATATCTAACGGAACAACATGAACATTCACGAATGCCAGGCACGGCAGCTGCTGCGCGATCACGGGGTTCCTAAGAAGCCAGTCCAACACATCGTCAAGGAGGCAAAATAGCATGGCCATATTAGTCGATAAGAAAACCCGACTGATCTGCCAGGGCTTCACCGGCAAACACGGCACTTTCCATTCCCTCAAATGCGCGGAATACGGAACGAAATTCGTGGGCGGCGTGGTGCCGGGCAAGGGCGGGACCATGCACGAAGGATATCCGGTTTTTGACACAGTGGCCGAGGCGGTGGAAAAGCAGAAGGCAAACGCCTCGATGATCTTCGTGCCGGCCCTGTTCTGCCGGGACGCCATCCTGGAGGCGGTGGATGCCGGGCTGGATTTGGTGGTCTGCATCACCGAGGGGGTTCCGGCCAATGACATGCTGTTCATCAAGCGATATCTTCAAGGAAAAAAGACCAGGCTGATAGGGCCCAACTGCCCCGGGGCCATTTCGCCGGGCAAGGCCAAGGTGGGCATCATGCCGGCCGCCATCCACAAGGAAGGTTCGGTGGGCGTGATCTCGCGTTCCGGTACTCTTACCTACGAAGCCGTAAATCAACTTACTAAGCTTGGCATCGGGCAGAGCACCTGCCTGGGCATCGGGGGCGATTCGGTGATCGGCACCACTTTCATCGACGCGCTGGAGCTGTTCCAAGCCGACAAACAGACCAAGGCGGTGCTGATGATCGGCGAGATCGGGGGATCGATGGAGGAAGAGACCGCCCGCTGGATCAAAAAGAATTTCCACAAGCCGGTGGCGGCCTTCATCGCCGGGGCTACTGCGCCGCCGGACCGCCGGATGGGCCACGCCGGGGCCATCATCTCCGGGGGCAAGGGCACCTACGTCGAAAAGGTCAAAGTGCTGAAGTCCTGCGGCATCAAAGTCGCCAAGACCCCGGCCGAGATGGGGGAGACAGTGCAACAATTGTTCAAGAGAGCCTAAGGGACAAACAAGTATACTTTGATAGACTCTACCATAGTCCAATCGGTCAATTTCATGCTGCCGCCAGAGTTCCGGGCAGTGATCGCGGCCCTGCTGGCCATAGCGCTGGGGCTGATTTTGGGTTTTGCCCAACGGAAATCCGTAAATAAATAGTTCTCCCTGAAAAACCACCTAAACACCCCGCTACATCGGGGCAAGCTGCGAAATACACTAAAATCTATTTTTGACAACGTTTTTGTAAAGCCTTGAAAATCAATTAGTTTTACCAATTATAATTTTCGTGCTTTTAGTGTGTTTCGGTGAAAAAAAGTCTTCTTCAGTGGTAACTAAATAGGGAATGTAAACAAAGGGCAGTACGATATGAACGCCATTCAGAAAATGATCATTGCCGGGCGCCAAAGAGATTCAGGGAAACGATTTAAGGTGCTGGACAAATACACCGGTGAAACGATCGCCGAAGTCCACGTTGCCGAGCGCGCCCAAGTCGAGGAGGCGATAACGGCCGCGGAAGGGGCAAAACAAATCATGGCCGATCTGCCGGCCCACCGCCGGGCGTCCATCATCCGCGCGGCCGCCGGGATCATCGAGCAGCAGAAAAACGAGCTGACTGTCACCATCGCCCGCGAGGCGGGTAAACCCTGCCGCTACGCCAAGGCCGAGGTCGAGCGCTGTGTGGAAAATCTCGAATACATCTCCGAGGAAGCCAAGCGCATCCATGGCGAGACTCTGCCGATTGACGCCGGCAGATCGGGCGAGGGGCGCACCGGATATTACGAGCGGTTCCCCATCGGAACAGTGGCCGCAATCTCGCCCTTCAACTTCCCGCTGAATCTGGCTGCCCACAAACTGGGTCCGGCCGTGGCCGCGGGTTGTCCGGCAATCCTCAAGCCGTCCTCGGCCGCCCCGCTCTCGGGGATAGCGCTGGTCCGGGCGTTCGTGGAGGCGGGAGTGCCCGAGGGCGGGATCAGCGTCTTGCCGGGCACGGGCCCCGAGGTGGGCGATCCGCTGGTGAGCGACGGCCGGATCAGCAAGGTCAGCTTCACCGGAAGCAAAGCGGTGGGCGAGCAAATCGTCCGCGCGGCCGGGCTTAAGCGGGTGACGATGGAGCTCGGCTCCAACAGCGGAGTGGTGATCGACCGGGAGGTTGGGGACATCGGCCGCATCGCCAAACGTTGCGTGCTGGGCGCGTTCTATAACCAGGGCCAGGTCTGCATCTCGATCCAGCGGATCTATGTGCATGCTGACCGGTACGACGACTTCGTCGCCTCTTTCAGCGCTCAAGCCTCCAAGCTGAAAATCGGAAACCCAACTGATCCAGCCACCGAGATCGGCCCGATGATCGCGCAGGCAGAGCTGGAGCGGGTCCGCTCGTGGGTGGATGAGGCCATCGGGCAGGGGGCGCGTCTGCTGTTCGGGAACAGATCAGACGGCCCGGTCTATTATCCCACGGCGCTGACGGACGTCACCCCGGACATGAAGGTCGTCAAGGAGGAGGTCTTCGGACCGGTGGCGGTGGTGGTCAAAGTGGATTCGTTCGAGCAGGGCGTTGAGTTATGCGACCAGAGCCAGTACGGGCTGCAGGCCGGAGTGTTTACCGACAACATCAACCGCGCGCTGCGGGCGGTCAGGCGGATCAATGCCGGCGGTGTGATGATCAACGACTTTCCCTCTTACCGGGTCGACCACATGCCTTACGGCGGCAACAAGGCCAGCGGCCTGGGCCGCGAGGGGGCGAAGTTCGCCATCGAGGAAATGACCACGCTGCGGATGGTGGTCTTCAACCAGACGTTATGACCCCTTACTGGACTGTTGGCAAATTCGGAATTCAAATATCACCACCGCTGCAGCCCCGCCGCCACGTTGTTAATTCCTTGACGGAGATCCGGGGACAGAAATTACCTGCCGCCGTAAGATAATTGTCTTCTTGACAATTTGTTTTAAAAGAGGTAACATATAACATATAAATTGCTCTACATAACGCAATCTCAAAAACCAATGGTTAAACATAAACATAAGGGGATGGAAAAATGAAAAAGCTTTCCGCGCTGTCTCTGGTTCTTTTAACGGCCGCAGCCTCGTTGTTGGCCCAGGCCCAGGTGGTGCAGGAAGGGGCCGGCCGGCCGGTAAACGTCAGCCTTTCGTTCGGCGCCTGGATCATCAAACTTCTCATGGCTTTGGGCTGGATCCTGACCGCTTCTATCGGGTTTGCCCTAGGGGTGGGGATCGCCATCAAAGTATTTGACGCTCTTTCCACCAATATCGACGAATGGGAGGAGATCAAAAAGGGCAACTGGAGCGTGGCTCTGATCCTGATCAGCATGATTGTGATGGTGGGCCTATTAGCCATCTCGGTGCTGCGCTAAAACGCACTGCCCCTATCATCACAATTATTTAAAAGGAGAACCCACCATGAAGTGGAAGATCACGATAGCCGCAGTTTTGCTGTTGCTGCTGTTTGCCGTCCCCGGCAGGGCATACATATACAGGGACGGCAGCCTTTCCCGGGGCCAGAGGATATATATTGATATCGAAATAAACTCCGCCGGGAATTACCAAAGCCTGGTCTACATGGGCGCTAACGGAACCCTGGACGCCGACCTGTACATCTATTCGCCTTACGGCAATAAGATATTCACCATGAGCGGATCTTCAACCGGGCAGCCCCCAAGGGTCACCTTCACCTATTCCGGGACCTACCGCTTTGAAATAGTGGGATATAGCGGATCCGGCAACTACCTGTTGTTTTTAGGAGACAAAAATGAATGGGAACAGGTAGCCAGCCGCCAATAATCCGGCAAAACATTATCAGGGAAGGCATGAATAACCGGACTCCTCTTTAGCTTAGCGGCGGACATCGAAAACTCAAGGCGGAATAAAACGGGCCTTAAATGAAAAACAATATGTCTCCGGTGCTGGCCGCCCTGGCCATTGCTTTGCTGACGGCTGGCGGCGGTTGCCGGAAAGAACCTGCGCCCGGGAACATTACTCCAAAGGAATCTAGACCCGGCAAAGTGCTACTTACCATAGGCCGGGCCGTGCTTTGGGTAGAAGTGGCTGAAGATGAGGCATCCCGGTCCAAAGGGCTGATGCACCGCCGGCAGCTGCCCGAAGACGAAGGGATGCTGTTCGTCTTTGAGTATCCCCAGCCTCTTTCCTTTTGGATGAAGAACACCTACCTTCCGCTGGACATAGCCTTTGTGGCCCGGGACGGCAGTATCCTCAATATTCTTAAGATGAAACCTTTGGACGAAGGCCCGCGGTATGCATCCCAGGGTCCGGCCCTTTACGCCATTGAGGCCAATGCCGGGTGGTTTCAAAAAAACGGGATCAAGGCCGGAGATAAAGTGCGTTTTTAAAAATCGCGGATAAAATATTTACGGCGAACAAAAAAGCAACTTTTCCTATTGGCAAACCCTTGCCATCTTCCGGTATTCTTCTACCTTGCCCCGCCTGCGGGCCGTAACACCTTTGGCGTGCCTGTGCGCTGAAGCCCCGCCAACGGCGGGGCGCAAGCGTGCAGGCACGGCAGACATTTACTATGCTCTGGTAAACCTGTACCAGCCTTGGGTGGACCTTTACCATGCTCCGGTAGACCTCTGAAATGCTCCGGTAGACCTCTGAAATGCTCCGGTAGACCTCTGAAATGCCCCGGTAGACCTCTGAAATGCCCCGGTAGACCTCTGTGAAATGCCAAAGTAGACCTTTACCAGCCTTGGGCAGGCTTATAGTATTGTTCTCTTTGCCCGCTTTCCCACCTCATTTTTTGTCTTGACAAACCAAGCCGCTTTATATTATTATAAAATAACCTAAAACCTAATAAGGAGGAAAGAAAAATGGTAAAAAGGCGCTTATTGCGAATTGAACGACAACATGTTTGTCGTAAATATTAAGCATCGGTACCAAATAATAACTGCCCCGTTAAGGGGCCACTTTTTCCAAGCGTGGTCTTGGAAAAAGCGTAGAAAATAACCTAAACCTAATAAGGAGGAAAGAAAAATGGCAAAAAGATTTTTTGCCCTGTCTCTGGCGGCGTTAATATCGTTAAGCCTGCTTGGGTGCGGCAAAGAGAAGCCAACCTCTCCGGCTACCGGTCAGGTAAAAGTAGGAGCTAATGATGCCT
This genomic stretch from candidate division TA06 bacterium harbors:
- a CDS encoding DUF350 domain-containing protein, whose product is MKKLSALSLVLLTAAASLLAQAQVVQEGAGRPVNVSLSFGAWIIKLLMALGWILTASIGFALGVGIAIKVFDALSTNIDEWEEIKKGNWSVALILISMIVMVGLLAISVLR
- a CDS encoding aldehyde dehydrogenase family protein, which produces MNAIQKMIIAGRQRDSGKRFKVLDKYTGETIAEVHVAERAQVEEAITAAEGAKQIMADLPAHRRASIIRAAAGIIEQQKNELTVTIAREAGKPCRYAKAEVERCVENLEYISEEAKRIHGETLPIDAGRSGEGRTGYYERFPIGTVAAISPFNFPLNLAAHKLGPAVAAGCPAILKPSSAAPLSGIALVRAFVEAGVPEGGISVLPGTGPEVGDPLVSDGRISKVSFTGSKAVGEQIVRAAGLKRVTMELGSNSGVVIDREVGDIGRIAKRCVLGAFYNQGQVCISIQRIYVHADRYDDFVASFSAQASKLKIGNPTDPATEIGPMIAQAELERVRSWVDEAIGQGARLLFGNRSDGPVYYPTALTDVTPDMKVVKEEVFGPVAVVVKVDSFEQGVELCDQSQYGLQAGVFTDNINRALRAVRRINAGGVMINDFPSYRVDHMPYGGNKASGLGREGAKFAIEEMTTLRMVVFNQTL
- a CDS encoding methyltransferase domain-containing protein, with translation MENYYDDKYKQNGFYWGKTPSKTCYKALELLPPVKPLKLLVIGCGEGRNAIFFARNGYQVTAFDLSANGVEKTKRMAEEAKVSVNVFQADINEYRLTDNYDILFSTGVLHYIPLEKRSEIFDDYKNHTNIDGLHVFSVFIKKPFIGKSPESETTAQKWISGELFTHYHDWEVDYCTEEIFDCMSSGIPHKHATNRIVARKITSLATG
- the dinD gene encoding DNA damage-inducible protein D, which encodes MSNLIAKEYKSFEAIKHVSDDSTEFWYARELAPVLEYVQWRNFAKVLERAILACKNSGYQVSDHFAGVSKTIAMPKTAIKQVVDFKLSRYACYLIVQNGDPRKEVIALGQTYFAIQTRRQEVADYFNQLDEDNKRLVIRGDIKQWNQMLAESAHNAGVITDQEYAAFQNAGYMGLYGGLKVEDIHKKKGLKKTDRILDFMSSTELIANLFRISQTEEKLKKDKAATADAANEIHFIVGKEVRGTIERVGGTMPEKLPVPGKSITAIESEQLKKLKKSPHKLMLDE
- a CDS encoding DUF192 domain-containing protein, with protein sequence MKNNMSPVLAALAIALLTAGGGCRKEPAPGNITPKESRPGKVLLTIGRAVLWVEVAEDEASRSKGLMHRRQLPEDEGMLFVFEYPQPLSFWMKNTYLPLDIAFVARDGSILNILKMKPLDEGPRYASQGPALYAIEANAGWFQKNGIKAGDKVRF
- the sucD gene encoding succinate--CoA ligase subunit alpha, with translation MAILVDKKTRLICQGFTGKHGTFHSLKCAEYGTKFVGGVVPGKGGTMHEGYPVFDTVAEAVEKQKANASMIFVPALFCRDAILEAVDAGLDLVVCITEGVPANDMLFIKRYLQGKKTRLIGPNCPGAISPGKAKVGIMPAAIHKEGSVGVISRSGTLTYEAVNQLTKLGIGQSTCLGIGGDSVIGTTFIDALELFQADKQTKAVLMIGEIGGSMEEETARWIKKNFHKPVAAFIAGATAPPDRRMGHAGAIISGGKGTYVEKVKVLKSCGIKVAKTPAEMGETVQQLFKRA